In a single window of the Littorina saxatilis isolate snail1 linkage group LG5, US_GU_Lsax_2.0, whole genome shotgun sequence genome:
- the LOC138966816 gene encoding target of EGR1 protein 1-like → MACSASFSEVPVINVTCNNIKELWPSLVLALKTSTFVALDTELSGLGNRKLLGARSLPDRYTNLCEVAKTRSVLSLGLSCFKLQNVGQSCISKDVSQADTVADTGSQVHVNQWSFTVQTFNVVLLCSEEYTVEPGALKFLVEHGFDFNKQYSAGVTYHRGKEKTDTGGSKSSKAASGPTARQLFEILLWSEVPLVLHNGFLDLVFLYQNFYTDLPPTLQVFLADLAEMFPSGILDTKYAVEFVDRLPATYLEYVFRKWQRRNALQASTERRKVSLEFGRLPANSDHVTYSHCGLPTTCVEMDFIPKAAVLQDLVCLSFAGHGWCNKGKQCPKSHAIDLILDLDGIKAAKGRKRRRKQREVQQERVEDEMEEGDENTSTNSDGSKRVRMNHPIVGSSPQVENSSPLGESDSMDATGDSDRSTNGRQASGTETDFDITDEYLKTSFQLESSRSGGHRAGFDAFMTGFIMACIISKHTSVEEGLERAVGASIKLSQLTGMDSLKNKIYAMGKDHPMTVSKSNFCSPSRNHRERIQKLKKS, encoded by the exons GAGCTGAGTGGACTTGGAAACAGAAAGCTCCTTGGTGCGAg ATCCTTACCAGATCGTTACACGAACCTGTGTGAAGTGGCCAAGACTCGATCAGTGCTGTCCCTTGGTCTGTCCTGCTTCAAGCTTCAGAACGTAGGACAATCATGCATCAGCAAAGATGTTTCCCAGGCTGACACTGTTGCAGATACTGGGTCCCAGGTCCATGTCAATCAATGGTCGTTCACTGTCCAGACATTCAACGTAGTGTTACTGTGCTCAGAAGAATACACTGTGGAGCCTGGAGCCCTGAAGTTTCTGGTGGAACATGGGTTTGATTTCAACAAGCAGTACTCTGCAGGGGTTACGTATCATCGTGGCAAGGAAAAA ACTGACACGGGTGGCAGCAAGTCATCCAAGGCAGCGTCTGGACCCACAGCCAGGCAACTCTTTGAAATTCTCCTGTGGAGTGAAGTGCCCTTAGTGCTACATAACGGCTTTCTTGACCTGGTGTTTCTTTATCAGAACTTCTACACTGATCTTCCACCGACACTGCAGGTGTTTCTCGCTGACTTGGCAGAGATGTTCCCTAGTGGGATTCTGGACACCAAGTATGCTGTGGAGTTTGTGGATCGTCTGCCAGCTACATACTTGGAATATGTGTTCAGGAAATG GCAAAGAAGAAACGCCCTTCAAGCTAGCACAGAGCGCCGCAAGGTCAGCCTAGAATTTGGCCGTCTGCCAGCGAACAGCGATCACGTTACGTACAGTCACTGCGGCCTGCCAACCACGTGCGTAGAGATGGACTTCATCCCAAAAGCTGCAGTTCTCCAGGACCTTGTGTGTCTGAGTTTTGCT GGTCATGGCTGGTGCAACAAAGGAAAGCAATGCCCCAAATCACACGCCATTGACCTTATCCTTGACCTTGACGGCATCAAAGCTGCCAAAGGTCGCAAGCGTCGGCGCAAGCAGCGAGAAGTGCAGCAGGAGAGGGTAGAAGATGAAATGGAGGAAGGTGATGAGAATACCTCTACAAATTCTGATGGGAGCAAAAGGGTGCGCATGAACCATCCAATAGTTGGTTCTAGTCCACAAGTTGAGAACAGCTCTCCCCTGGGGGAAAGTGACAGCATGGATGCCACTGGGGACAGCGACAGGTCGACTAATGGGAGGCAAGCCAGTGGTACGGAAACAGACTTTGACATCACCGACGAGTATCTCAAAACGTCATTTCAGTTAGAGTCGAGTCGCAGCGGAGGTCACCGGGCAGGGTTTGATGCCTTCATGACTGGTTTCATCATGGCATGCATCATAAGCAAACACACCTCCGTGGAAGAGGGACTAGAGAGGGCAGTTGGCGCAAGCATCAAACTCAGTCAGTTAACAGGGATGGACAGTTTGAAGAACAAGATCTATGCCATGGGTAAAGATCACCCGATGACAGTATCAAAGAGCAATTTTTGCAGCCCTTCCAGGAACCATAGGGAGAGAATTCAGAAGCTGAAAAAGTCATGA